A section of the Methanoregula formicica SMSP genome encodes:
- a CDS encoding PAS domain-containing sensor histidine kinase: protein MRKAIGQQPGAGLSASSRHVQPAAESRHSSPSAPDSASMPCDQDPELEKLRESESILRSFFDSTGVLRGIVEVISEDDIRHIASNTVSAAFLGLTPRDMKDKRGSELGEPRDILRMWIGHYTESRKTGKPVTFEYADPRAKTLIWFLATVTFIGTPAGGFPRFAYVVIDITERKRAEETLRNARNELEIHIQKRTGELKRAIDALTTERHQLYDVLETLPAYVCLIDAEYRMPFTNRTFRKMFCEPAGRRCHEFLFNRDTPCENCETFMVMKTREPHHWFWTGPNGRDYDIYDFPFTDTNGSRMVLEMGIDITEQKMAGAAIVKANAYNRSLIEASLDPLVTISPDGTISDVNEATTRVTGLSRDELVGTDFSDYFTEPAKAKAGYEKVFRDGLVTDYALEIRHRDGHVTPVLYNASVYRDASGHVIGVFAAARDITKLRKAEESLQKEHDLLEERVKQRTEQLAISNAHLKDEVTQRREAEALVKKTVSELHAALESTADGIYAVDRSGKISRYNQNFASMWKVPENILLSGDDRKVTAYLKTQVRNPTLFADYNNETSRNKDREVYDMLELADGRIFERYSKPQKMDSAIIGRVLSYRDVTDRRHAEEKLLQSLQEKETLIREIHHRVKNNLQIISGLLDMTRMRTPDSATHGILTDMMMKIKTMAQIHTRLYESKQFDRINMGSQIRDQVVDLSTIYGRAGAEIEPEIDTQEIYLPVDQAIPCALIVNEVLSNAFKHAFMGRRHGTLHVSAVQTGDRVRIVVQDNGVGISGSIDVYQTTSLGLKLIRSLAMQLGGSVEIASEKGTRVTVEFPLHNRGK, encoded by the coding sequence ATGAGAAAAGCGATCGGGCAACAACCAGGGGCCGGCCTTTCGGCATCGTCTCGCCATGTGCAACCCGCTGCGGAGAGCAGGCACAGTTCCCCTTCAGCCCCGGACTCCGCAAGCATGCCCTGCGACCAGGACCCGGAGCTGGAAAAACTACGGGAAAGCGAGTCGATCCTACGGAGTTTTTTTGATTCAACCGGTGTCCTGCGGGGCATCGTGGAAGTCATCAGTGAAGACGATATCAGGCATATCGCCAGCAACACCGTCTCCGCAGCATTTCTTGGCCTGACACCCCGGGACATGAAGGACAAACGCGGGTCTGAACTGGGAGAACCCCGGGATATCCTGCGGATGTGGATTGGCCATTATACCGAGAGCCGGAAAACGGGAAAGCCCGTGACATTCGAGTACGCAGACCCGCGGGCAAAGACCCTGATCTGGTTTCTTGCCACCGTCACGTTCATCGGGACACCCGCCGGGGGATTTCCCCGGTTCGCGTACGTGGTTATCGACATCACCGAACGTAAAAGGGCCGAGGAAACTCTCCGGAACGCCCGTAATGAGCTGGAAATCCATATCCAGAAACGCACCGGGGAACTGAAGCGGGCAATAGACGCCCTGACTACCGAGCGGCACCAGCTGTACGATGTACTGGAGACCCTGCCGGCCTATGTCTGCCTGATCGATGCGGAATACCGCATGCCGTTCACAAACAGGACCTTCCGTAAGATGTTCTGCGAACCGGCCGGGCGCCGGTGCCATGAATTTCTCTTTAACCGCGACACCCCCTGCGAGAACTGCGAGACCTTCATGGTGATGAAGACCCGCGAGCCGCACCACTGGTTCTGGACCGGCCCGAACGGCAGGGACTACGACATCTACGATTTCCCCTTTACCGATACCAACGGCTCGCGCATGGTCCTCGAGATGGGGATCGACATCACGGAACAGAAGATGGCCGGGGCAGCGATCGTGAAGGCGAATGCGTACAACCGGAGCCTGATCGAGGCGAGCCTTGACCCGCTGGTCACCATCAGCCCGGACGGGACGATCAGCGACGTGAACGAGGCCACCACCCGGGTGACCGGGTTGTCCCGGGATGAACTGGTGGGGACCGATTTCTCCGACTATTTCACCGAGCCGGCCAAGGCAAAAGCCGGTTACGAGAAGGTATTCCGTGACGGCTTGGTGACCGATTATGCGCTGGAGATCCGGCACCGGGATGGGCACGTGACGCCGGTGCTCTATAATGCGAGCGTGTACCGGGATGCATCCGGGCATGTCATCGGGGTCTTTGCCGCGGCCCGTGACATCACCAAGCTCAGGAAAGCCGAGGAATCCCTGCAAAAGGAGCACGACCTTCTCGAAGAACGGGTGAAGCAGCGCACGGAGCAGCTTGCGATCAGCAACGCCCACTTAAAGGACGAGGTCACCCAGCGCAGGGAGGCGGAAGCCCTTGTCAAAAAGACCGTGTCCGAACTGCACGCAGCCCTCGAATCCACGGCCGACGGGATCTATGCCGTGGACCGGAGCGGGAAGATCAGCCGGTACAACCAGAATTTTGCCTCGATGTGGAAGGTCCCGGAGAATATACTCCTGAGCGGAGACGACCGGAAGGTCACCGCGTACCTGAAAACGCAGGTCAGGAACCCCACGCTGTTTGCGGACTACAATAACGAGACGTCACGGAACAAGGACCGCGAGGTCTACGATATGCTGGAACTGGCTGACGGGAGGATCTTCGAGCGGTATTCCAAACCCCAGAAAATGGACTCTGCCATCATCGGCCGGGTCCTGAGCTACCGGGACGTCACCGACCGGAGGCATGCCGAGGAGAAACTGCTCCAGTCCCTCCAGGAAAAGGAGACCCTGATCCGGGAGATCCACCACCGGGTGAAGAACAACCTCCAGATCATCTCGGGCCTTCTGGACATGACCCGGATGCGGACGCCGGACAGTGCGACCCACGGTATCCTTACCGACATGATGATGAAGATCAAGACCATGGCCCAGATCCATACGCGGCTGTACGAGAGCAAGCAGTTCGACCGGATCAACATGGGGAGCCAGATCCGGGACCAGGTTGTGGACCTGTCTACTATCTACGGCCGTGCCGGTGCCGAGATAGAACCGGAGATCGATACGCAGGAGATCTACCTGCCGGTCGACCAGGCCATCCCCTGCGCCCTGATCGTGAACGAGGTCCTCTCCAATGCCTTCAAGCACGCCTTTATGGGGAGACGGCACGGGACGCTGCACGTCTCGGCAGTGCAGACCGGCGACCGGGTCCGCATCGTCGTGCAGGATAATGGTGTTGGCATCTCCGGAAGCATCGACGTGTACCAGACCACGAGCCTCGGGCTCAAGCTTATCCGGAGCCTCGCGATGCAGCTCGGGGGGTCCGTGGAGATCGCCAGTGAAAAAGGTACACGGGTAACGGTAGAGTTCCCGCTCCATAACAGGGGAAAATGA
- a CDS encoding DUF2178 domain-containing protein — MRMKTYYAVVGCVIAAEILCLGIAITTGNPVIPALLILAGIAVVWFAKRKVTDVMSDDLSDTIYGKAALNALIVTIIVAAILYAGAMTWYFNSGYGGGFHTFPNGSVSVGFATEAPFRQGDTWNYYLIPDPANMTGEDFWGLDLLFKNGHQAREFPLVFGIGMGFIVLLLTALYAAFSYYYTRKYEE; from the coding sequence ATGAGAATGAAGACATATTATGCGGTGGTCGGCTGCGTCATCGCGGCCGAGATCCTGTGTCTCGGGATCGCGATAACCACGGGCAATCCGGTCATCCCGGCGTTGCTCATCCTCGCCGGAATTGCAGTCGTATGGTTCGCAAAACGGAAAGTAACGGACGTGATGAGCGATGACCTGTCCGACACGATCTACGGCAAGGCAGCCCTCAATGCCCTCATCGTGACCATCATTGTTGCCGCTATCCTGTACGCGGGGGCCATGACCTGGTACTTCAACTCCGGATATGGCGGGGGATTCCATACGTTCCCGAACGGCTCGGTGAGCGTCGGATTCGCAACGGAGGCGCCGTTCAGGCAGGGAGATACCTGGAATTACTACCTCATCCCCGACCCGGCGAACATGACCGGGGAGGATTTCTGGGGCCTCGACCTGCTCTTCAAGAACGGCCACCAGGCCCGTGAATTCCCCCTGGTATTCGGGATCGGCATGGGCTTCATTGTCCTCCTCCTCACCGCCCTCTATGCGGCATTTTCTTATTACTATACCCGGAAATATGAGGAATAG
- a CDS encoding helix-turn-helix transcriptional regulator has translation MKNKIKVYRAMHDMTQEELAELLHVTRRTINSIEREKYNPSIEVAFRIARLFNVPVEEIFSLDEGE, from the coding sequence ATGAAGAACAAAATCAAGGTCTACCGGGCCATGCACGACATGACGCAGGAGGAGCTTGCCGAGCTCCTGCACGTCACCCGCAGGACGATCAACTCCATCGAGCGGGAGAAGTACAACCCGTCCATTGAGGTCGCGTTCCGGATTGCCCGGCTCTTCAATGTCCCCGTCGAGGAGATCTTCAGCCTCGACGAAGGGGAATAA
- a CDS encoding PAS domain-containing protein, which translates to MDFLFFDDLGKRPYLVPALIVISSLAFLLLNVFGLTHGISYVLPHLLYFPIILTAYYYPKRGILFTLGLSLCYCALAFTVVAPTNAEMVSAIARSAVFVIIAAVVSNISGRMHHDTQMCRRLVSVVRSSGDAIISETFDGIVTDWNRGAEMLYGYTAEEIAGHSLFRIIPPDRQEEKRHLMERIRQGDVVERFETERITKDGTHIQISLSLSPIRNNRGEIIGISEIAHDITERQRFQKAILMEKEQWERTFDAVPDMIAIIDNQFRIARVNRAMADRLGISTAEAVGLQCHDVVHHTAVPHGLCPHRLLLTDGHSHSVDIHEENLHGDFFLTVSPIRDPDGTVAGSVHILHDITERKKMEAALRKSEERYRTVIENIQDVFFRVSRENTIVMASPSAVKVFGYGSVQDLIGLPITSLWKDPQKREELLDALKARNGAVQDWEAEFKKSDGSAFWVSLTVRLQTDEVGGYAGTEGIIRDISKRKKAEEALKSALKKLNMLSSITRHDILNQIMGLRAYLELSKEDLKGTKYEAFITKEDQAAEAIQRQIEFTKYYEDIGVNEPRWQDAGAVMNEALTQLCPAGVDVQVAVDGIEIFADPLIVKVFFNLMENSLRHGERVTTAQFSAEETGEELVIIYRDNGVGVSEADKQKLFRKGFGKHTGLGLFLSREILAITGISIVENGEPGKGVRFEIVVPDGAWRKTGL; encoded by the coding sequence ATGGATTTTTTATTCTTTGATGATCTCGGGAAGAGGCCCTACCTGGTTCCCGCCCTGATCGTCATCAGTTCCCTAGCATTTCTTCTCCTGAACGTGTTCGGGCTTACCCATGGCATCTCGTACGTTCTCCCCCACCTGTTGTACTTCCCCATCATCCTGACCGCCTATTATTACCCGAAGCGCGGGATTCTCTTTACCCTTGGCCTGTCCCTGTGCTATTGCGCACTGGCGTTCACGGTCGTCGCACCGACAAACGCGGAAATGGTTTCTGCGATTGCACGCTCGGCGGTCTTTGTCATCATCGCCGCAGTTGTCTCGAATATCAGCGGCCGGATGCACCACGACACCCAGATGTGCCGGCGCCTGGTATCGGTGGTGCGGTCTTCCGGAGATGCAATCATCAGTGAGACGTTCGACGGTATCGTTACGGACTGGAACCGGGGCGCTGAAATGCTCTACGGGTACACCGCGGAGGAGATTGCAGGGCATTCATTATTCAGGATCATTCCCCCGGATCGGCAGGAGGAAAAGCGCCACCTGATGGAGAGGATCCGGCAGGGAGATGTTGTTGAGCGCTTCGAGACCGAACGGATAACAAAAGACGGCACGCACATCCAGATCTCCCTCTCCCTTTCCCCGATCCGGAACAACCGGGGGGAGATCATCGGGATCTCGGAGATCGCCCATGATATTACCGAGCGGCAGCGGTTCCAGAAAGCGATCCTGATGGAGAAGGAGCAATGGGAACGCACGTTCGATGCCGTCCCGGATATGATAGCGATCATCGACAACCAGTTCCGGATCGCCCGGGTAAACAGGGCAATGGCCGATCGTCTGGGCATTTCAACGGCAGAGGCGGTCGGGCTCCAGTGCCATGATGTAGTCCACCATACCGCAGTTCCCCACGGGCTCTGCCCGCACCGGCTCCTTCTCACAGATGGCCATAGCCATTCGGTCGATATCCATGAAGAGAACCTCCATGGCGATTTCTTCCTGACCGTCTCACCCATCCGCGATCCTGACGGTACGGTTGCCGGGAGTGTCCACATCCTCCATGATATCACAGAGCGGAAAAAGATGGAAGCAGCGCTCCGCAAGAGCGAGGAACGGTACCGTACCGTGATCGAGAATATCCAGGACGTCTTCTTCCGGGTCAGCAGGGAGAATACGATCGTCATGGCAAGCCCCTCGGCAGTGAAGGTATTCGGGTACGGATCGGTACAGGACCTGATCGGATTGCCAATAACGTCCCTGTGGAAAGATCCGCAGAAACGCGAAGAGCTCCTCGATGCATTGAAGGCGCGAAACGGTGCTGTGCAGGACTGGGAGGCGGAATTCAAAAAATCCGATGGTTCGGCGTTCTGGGTATCCCTTACGGTCCGGTTGCAGACGGACGAAGTGGGGGGATATGCCGGGACCGAGGGAATAATCCGGGACATCTCGAAACGGAAGAAAGCGGAGGAGGCCTTAAAAAGTGCCCTTAAAAAACTGAACATGCTCTCCTCCATCACCCGCCATGACATCCTCAACCAGATCATGGGACTCCGGGCATACCTGGAACTCTCGAAAGAGGACCTCAAAGGCACGAAGTACGAGGCGTTTATCACAAAAGAGGACCAGGCGGCGGAGGCCATCCAGCGGCAGATCGAGTTCACGAAATACTACGAGGATATCGGGGTCAATGAGCCCCGGTGGCAGGATGCCGGCGCGGTCATGAACGAGGCGCTCACCCAGCTCTGCCCTGCTGGCGTCGATGTGCAGGTAGCGGTAGATGGCATTGAGATATTCGCCGATCCGCTGATCGTCAAGGTCTTCTTCAACCTCATGGAGAACTCGCTCCGGCACGGGGAGCGGGTAACCACCGCGCAATTCTCCGCAGAGGAAACCGGTGAGGAGCTTGTGATCATCTACCGGGACAATGGGGTGGGCGTGAGCGAGGCCGACAAGCAGAAACTCTTCCGGAAAGGATTCGGGAAGCACACCGGCCTTGGGCTCTTCCTCTCCCGCGAGATCCTTGCGATCACCGGTATCTCCATTGTGGAGAACGGTGAGCCGGGGAAGGGCGTGCGGTTCGAGATTGTGGTACCGGACGGGGCGTGGCGGAAGACCGGCCTGTAA
- a CDS encoding vWA domain-containing protein — translation MSDNMYLDQQPMAAVTFAENPEPRCPCLLLLDTSGSMAGEAIAELNAGIKSFYAELQSDSLAIKRVEVALMTFGPVRVISEFNTAECVFDPELVAEGDTPIGEAIRKGIELIRARKEQYRANGISFYRPWIFLITDGAPTDEWQSAAALVREGEASKNFAFFTIGVNKADMKVLKQISVREPVKLQGLKFREFFQWLSNSMKSASRSNPGDRIQLAPPLGWSEI, via the coding sequence ATGAGCGACAATATGTACCTGGACCAGCAGCCGATGGCAGCGGTGACCTTTGCGGAGAACCCGGAACCCCGCTGCCCCTGCCTCCTGCTGCTCGACACGTCGGGATCGATGGCCGGCGAGGCAATAGCGGAACTCAATGCCGGTATCAAATCATTTTATGCCGAACTCCAGAGCGACTCCCTTGCGATAAAGCGGGTCGAAGTTGCCCTGATGACCTTTGGGCCTGTCCGGGTCATCAGCGAATTCAACACCGCGGAATGCGTCTTTGACCCGGAGCTCGTGGCCGAGGGAGATACCCCCATCGGCGAGGCGATCCGGAAGGGGATCGAGCTGATCCGTGCACGGAAAGAGCAGTACCGGGCAAACGGCATCTCGTTCTACCGCCCGTGGATCTTCCTGATCACCGACGGCGCACCGACCGACGAGTGGCAGAGCGCCGCAGCCCTCGTCCGCGAGGGCGAGGCTAGTAAAAACTTTGCTTTCTTTACGATTGGCGTCAACAAGGCGGACATGAAAGTCTTAAAGCAGATCTCGGTCCGCGAGCCCGTGAAACTCCAGGGCCTCAAATTCCGCGAGTTCTTCCAGTGGCTCTCCAACTCCATGAAGTCCGCGTCCCGCTCCAACCCCGGGGACCGCATCCAGCTGGCTCCCCCGCTCGGCTGGAGCGAGATATGA
- a CDS encoding PP2C family serine/threonine-protein phosphatase yields the protein MSWKVAASSVTGSSHANRGESGQDFCRAGSIRIADSEYFIGLVADGAGSTTDGGRGAEIACDTLHASILDTLRQDGSIAAITDDMIRTWVTAAREAISAEAQGKGKRIRDYACTLLGAAAGDSHALFFQIGDGAIVIRVDSAYQTVFWPEQGEYANTTFFLSDETYRDTLSIRHRDGSPDEIALFSDGLQNLALSFAQKQAHAGFFQPLFAALRNDPASGFSDFAGQLERFLLRDDVSARSDDDKTLVLAVQG from the coding sequence ATGAGCTGGAAGGTTGCCGCATCGTCTGTCACGGGAAGTTCGCACGCAAACCGGGGGGAGAGCGGGCAGGACTTCTGCCGTGCAGGCTCCATCCGGATTGCCGACAGTGAGTACTTTATCGGCCTTGTTGCCGATGGCGCCGGGAGCACGACCGATGGCGGCAGGGGGGCGGAGATCGCCTGCGATACCCTGCACGCATCCATCCTCGACACTCTCCGTCAGGATGGCAGCATTGCCGCGATCACCGACGACATGATCCGCACATGGGTCACCGCTGCCCGGGAAGCGATTTCTGCAGAAGCACAGGGAAAGGGAAAGCGGATCCGTGACTATGCCTGCACGCTCCTCGGGGCAGCAGCAGGCGACAGCCATGCGCTCTTCTTCCAGATCGGCGATGGCGCCATCGTGATCCGCGTGGACAGCGCATACCAGACCGTCTTCTGGCCCGAACAGGGGGAGTACGCCAACACCACCTTCTTCCTCTCCGACGAGACCTACCGGGACACTCTCAGCATCCGGCACCGCGACGGTTCGCCGGATGAGATCGCTCTCTTCTCTGACGGCCTCCAGAACCTCGCCCTCTCCTTTGCGCAGAAGCAGGCCCATGCCGGGTTTTTCCAGCCGCTCTTTGCTGCCCTCCGGAACGATCCGGCATCAGGCTTCTCCGACTTTGCCGGGCAGCTTGAGCGCTTCCTCCTCCGGGACGATGTCTCGGCACGGAGCGACGACGACAAGACCCTTGTCCTTGCCGTGCAGGGATAA
- a CDS encoding helix-hairpin-helix domain-containing protein, translated as MTTTASRSPFYDSRGSPVRLGRRIGSGGEGDVYELLSSPTTTVAKIYKKPLEEHKQEKLRLMARGCNDELEAISAWPTDVLSSRPGGPVVGFIMPRISDAEPVHKVYGPTHRKETFPHADWRFLVRAAKNLAAAFCVIHKYGYVIGDVNEGNILVNDTACVRLIDCDSFQVRSGGRTYYCEVGVAHFTPPELQKTDTYRLERTANQDNFGLAVLIFQLLFLGRHPYAGVYSGKEDMPIEKAIAEFRFPYGRNARARLMAPPPNSVGLAVVPDTIASLFEQAFADGGMRDGGRPTAEEWWDALDPFESRLRRCGTDGVHYYYAGLSSCPWCRLEAASGVLLFLSADSITKIDLRREMQKIEAIPSPGALPAVTPGMYYVQPAPLAPAVRQSLQFRKFRQLTGITLAVACLILAIGELVTDPLVILLIGLVAIALFFVPGREETERKKRWSHLETAEYMWRLWSKKWTDEAGDAAFSAQLARIRELRQAYERIDREFQRGVMALEKTVRDEQISGFLERYAIASGSLTRISPTQMAALTAAGIVTAADVTPGKLRRVPLLDPKVSGELISWRERLEKAFLFDPGKGGSRSGIRALVHKYQPQMRPVEAELVQGVHRLARIQQDVFKKRVSLRAPVEKRAKELAQARADYRPFESDIEEAIRRDIETLIQRIVAR; from the coding sequence ATGACAACAACCGCTTCCCGATCCCCGTTCTATGACAGCCGCGGCAGCCCGGTCCGCCTCGGCAGGCGCATCGGGAGCGGGGGCGAAGGGGACGTGTATGAACTGCTCTCCTCCCCCACTACGACGGTTGCCAAGATCTACAAAAAGCCGCTCGAAGAGCACAAGCAGGAGAAACTCCGGCTGATGGCCCGGGGCTGTAACGACGAGCTGGAGGCGATCTCGGCCTGGCCCACCGACGTGCTCTCCTCCCGGCCCGGCGGCCCGGTGGTCGGCTTCATCATGCCGAGGATCTCGGACGCGGAACCGGTCCACAAGGTGTACGGGCCCACCCACCGCAAGGAGACCTTCCCCCACGCCGACTGGCGCTTCCTGGTCCGGGCGGCAAAGAACCTTGCAGCCGCGTTCTGCGTCATCCACAAATACGGCTACGTTATCGGGGATGTCAACGAGGGGAACATTCTCGTCAACGACACGGCCTGTGTCCGGCTCATCGATTGCGACTCGTTCCAGGTGCGGTCAGGAGGCCGGACCTATTACTGCGAGGTAGGCGTTGCGCACTTCACCCCGCCGGAGCTCCAGAAGACGGACACCTACCGGCTCGAACGGACCGCCAACCAGGACAACTTCGGGCTTGCCGTCCTGATCTTCCAGCTCCTCTTTTTGGGGAGGCACCCGTATGCCGGCGTCTATTCCGGGAAAGAGGACATGCCTATCGAAAAAGCCATCGCCGAGTTCCGGTTCCCGTACGGCAGGAATGCCCGGGCGCGCCTGATGGCTCCGCCGCCCAACTCCGTGGGGCTCGCGGTTGTCCCGGACACGATTGCCTCGCTCTTCGAGCAGGCCTTTGCCGATGGGGGGATGCGGGATGGCGGCCGGCCGACCGCGGAGGAGTGGTGGGACGCCCTCGACCCCTTCGAGAGCAGGCTCCGCCGGTGCGGCACGGACGGCGTCCATTACTATTATGCCGGCCTCTCGTCCTGCCCGTGGTGCCGGCTTGAAGCAGCATCCGGTGTCCTGCTCTTCCTCTCGGCAGACAGCATAACGAAGATCGACCTCCGGCGCGAGATGCAGAAAATCGAGGCGATACCTTCACCGGGTGCGCTGCCGGCTGTTACGCCCGGCATGTATTACGTGCAGCCTGCGCCCCTCGCACCAGCGGTCCGCCAGTCGCTGCAGTTCCGCAAGTTCCGTCAGCTGACCGGCATTACCCTGGCGGTTGCCTGCCTCATCCTTGCCATCGGCGAACTGGTCACCGATCCGCTCGTGATCCTCCTGATCGGCCTTGTTGCCATCGCTCTCTTCTTTGTGCCCGGCAGAGAGGAGACGGAGCGGAAGAAGCGCTGGTCCCATCTCGAGACGGCGGAATACATGTGGCGGCTCTGGAGCAAAAAATGGACCGACGAGGCCGGCGACGCAGCATTTTCCGCGCAGCTTGCCCGGATCCGGGAACTCCGTCAGGCCTACGAACGGATCGACCGGGAGTTCCAGCGGGGCGTCATGGCACTCGAAAAGACCGTGCGCGACGAGCAGATCAGCGGATTTTTAGAGCGGTACGCGATCGCGTCGGGCAGCCTCACGCGGATCAGTCCCACCCAGATGGCGGCCCTGACTGCCGCGGGGATTGTGACTGCCGCTGACGTGACGCCCGGCAAACTCCGGCGCGTTCCGCTTCTCGATCCAAAGGTCTCCGGTGAGCTGATCTCCTGGCGGGAGCGGCTGGAGAAGGCATTCCTGTTCGATCCCGGAAAAGGCGGGAGCCGGTCCGGGATCCGGGCGCTCGTCCACAAGTACCAGCCGCAGATGCGGCCGGTCGAGGCGGAGCTGGTGCAGGGGGTCCACCGGCTTGCACGAATCCAGCAGGACGTATTCAAAAAACGGGTCAGCCTCCGGGCCCCGGTCGAGAAACGGGCTAAGGAGCTCGCCCAGGCACGGGCAGACTACCGCCCCTTCGAGAGCGACATCGAGGAGGCGATCCGCCGGGATATCGAGACGCTCATCCAGCGTATCGTTGCCCGGTAA
- a CDS encoding RNB domain-containing ribonuclease, with amino-acid sequence MEAIAWDAMKKYGFRPQFSNTVMREVGNMEEGDQKWPRHSTKDLRALLWSSIDNFDSMDLDQLEYCEKETNGEIHVQVAIADVDSRVPKNSRTDRHAALNGASIYLDVATFPMLPLKLSAGITSLLPGKDCLAMVVDYWVLPDGNIRYGTVGRALVENKAKLVYEQVGAWLEGNVPEPDNVSIIPGLADQIRLQNEAAVRLRQKRTGQGSLDLETIEAQAVYEKGEVRDLLLVEKNAARSLIEEFMVAANRTMMAFLSAAGVPRIERIVRVPKHWDGIVLVAAALGEDLPDQPDVKALARFLDRQREKDPERFPDLSLTVVKLMGPGEYAMLLPNSTPIGHFALAVMDYTHGTAPNRRYADLVIQRLIKSVIDRQEVPYTPRELEEICQWLTDQEKQSKKAERFMRKAAAAVLLRNRIGEVFPALVTGASMKGTYVRLLAPPAEGRVIEKERGLRVGQKVRVKLLGTDPYKGYIDFAFIGNA; translated from the coding sequence ATGGAGGCGATTGCCTGGGATGCCATGAAGAAGTACGGTTTTAGGCCACAGTTTTCCAATACCGTGATGCGGGAGGTCGGCAACATGGAGGAAGGTGACCAGAAATGGCCACGGCATTCCACAAAAGACCTGCGTGCCCTCCTCTGGTCATCCATTGACAACTTCGACTCCATGGACCTTGACCAGCTGGAGTACTGCGAGAAGGAGACCAACGGCGAGATCCACGTGCAGGTCGCCATCGCCGATGTCGACAGCCGTGTCCCGAAGAACTCCCGGACCGACCGGCATGCCGCCCTCAACGGCGCCTCGATTTACCTCGACGTGGCAACGTTCCCCATGCTTCCCCTGAAACTCTCGGCAGGGATCACCTCCCTCCTGCCGGGGAAGGACTGTCTTGCGATGGTCGTGGACTACTGGGTCCTCCCGGACGGGAACATCCGGTACGGCACGGTTGGCCGTGCGCTGGTCGAGAACAAGGCAAAACTGGTGTACGAGCAGGTCGGTGCCTGGCTTGAGGGGAACGTTCCCGAGCCCGACAATGTCAGCATCATCCCCGGGCTCGCTGACCAGATCCGGCTCCAGAACGAGGCGGCGGTGCGCCTGCGGCAGAAGCGGACCGGGCAGGGCTCCCTTGACCTTGAAACGATCGAGGCGCAGGCGGTGTACGAGAAGGGCGAGGTCAGGGACCTGCTCCTCGTGGAGAAGAACGCGGCCCGGTCGCTCATCGAGGAGTTCATGGTTGCTGCAAACCGGACCATGATGGCGTTCCTCTCGGCAGCGGGGGTCCCCCGGATCGAGCGGATCGTCCGGGTACCCAAGCACTGGGACGGGATCGTGCTTGTCGCCGCAGCGCTTGGCGAAGACCTGCCGGACCAGCCCGATGTCAAAGCCCTTGCCCGGTTCTTAGACCGGCAGCGGGAGAAGGACCCGGAGCGCTTTCCGGACCTTTCGCTGACGGTCGTCAAACTGATGGGGCCAGGGGAATATGCCATGCTCCTGCCCAACAGCACCCCGATTGGTCACTTCGCGCTTGCGGTCATGGATTACACGCACGGCACGGCACCCAACCGGCGCTATGCCGATCTCGTCATCCAGCGGCTCATCAAGTCCGTGATCGACCGGCAGGAAGTCCCGTACACCCCTCGGGAACTCGAGGAGATCTGCCAGTGGCTGACCGACCAGGAGAAGCAGTCCAAGAAGGCGGAGCGGTTCATGCGCAAGGCTGCCGCCGCCGTGCTCCTGCGCAACCGGATCGGCGAGGTTTTCCCCGCTCTCGTGACCGGTGCGTCCATGAAAGGGACCTATGTCCGGCTCCTTGCTCCCCCCGCGGAGGGCCGCGTCATCGAGAAAGAGCGGGGCCTTCGCGTGGGCCAGAAAGTGCGGGTGAAACTGCTCGGGACCGACCCGTACAAAGGGTACATCGACTTTGCGTTTATCGGAAATGCCTGA